The sequence ATTCGAAGCAGTGCTACGGTCGCCTTATGCTTCGAATTCGAAGCATCCGATGAGAGGAAACATCATGAAGGCAGTACGGTTCCACGAAGTGGGCGGCCCCGAAGTCCTGCAGTACGGCGAGGTCGAGCAGCCGAACCCCGGCGCCGGTCAGGTGCGGCTGCGCGTCGCCGCCTCGGCATTCAGTGCGGCGGACAACGGCATGCGGGCGGGCTTCCTACCGATCCCGCTGACGCTGCCGCACATTCCCGGCTACGACGTCTCCGGAACGGTGGATGCCGTCGGCGAGGGTGTCACGGGCTTCGCGATCGGCGACCCCGTGATCGGCTTCCTGCCGATGGGCGAAGACGGCGGCGCGGCGGAGTACGCGATCGCGCCGGCGGATGCCCTGGTGTCGGCCCCGACGAGTGTTCCGCTCGCCGACGCCGCCGCATTCCCTTCGGTCGCGCTCGCCGCACGGCAGGCACTCTTCGACGACGGCGACCTGCAGGCGGACCAGCGGGTGCTCATCGTCGGCGCCGGGGGAGTCGTCGGGAAGTACGCGATCGCCCTGGCCGCCCGAGCGGGAGCGCACGTCATCGCGACCGCGAGCCCGCGGAGCGCGGACGCGGTGCGAGCCGCCGGTGCGCACGAGATCATCGACCACACCGTCACGTCGGTGCTCGATGCGGTCTCCGAGCCGGTCGACATGCTCCTCAACCTCGCCCCGATCGAGCCGGAGGAGTTCACCAACCTGGTGGCACTGGTTCGAGATGGAGGCGTCGTCGTGAGCACGACCGCCTGGATGCCGGCGCCCGACGACGTCGACCGCAACGTGCGCTCGGTCGTCGTGTTCGTCCGCAGCGACTCTGCACGACTGGCGGAGCTCGTCGGGCTCGTCGACTCGAGTGAGCTGCACCTCGAGGTCACGCGGCGCATCCCGTTGGTCGAGCTTCCGGCTCTGCACGCCGAGGCGGCTGCCGGGCCGGTCGCCGGCAAGGTCATCGTCGTGCCGTGATGTCGGGGTGGGGGTCTGGTGCGGATGTCGGGTCTGGTACGGATGTCGGGAGGATGCACGGATGTCGGATCTGGTGCGGATGTCGGGAGGATGCGCGGCTGTCGGATGACACGCCGTGCATCGGTCCGACAGGTGTGCATCGGTCCGACAGGTGTGTGGGAGCAGGCCGCAGCGACGGGGTCGGGCTGGACGGGGGTCGGGCTGGACGGGGGTCGGGCTGGGCAGGGCGGAGTCGGGGGTCGGGTCTGGTGCGGATGTCGGGAGGATGCACGGATGTCGGATGACACGCCGTGCATCGGTCCGACAGGTGTGCATCGGTCCGACAGGTGTGTGGCGGACGAGGCGGGCACGGCGGCGACCGCCCTCCTGGCGGCATCCGGCCCCCCGTGTTCCGTGCCCGACTTCCCCGGGGCCGTACACGCCGAACTTCCTGCTCCCCCTTGCGACTCTCGGCAGAGTGAGTGTACAGTCACTCATATGTCCAGCGCCCGCAGTTCCATCCTCTCCACGGCCGACGCTCGCCGGCCTGTCGTGGCCGCGGCGGCTCTGGCGGCGTTCGCGCGCAGCGGCTATCACGGCACGACCGTCGCCGACGTGGCGCGCGAGGCCAAGATCTCCCCGGCCTACGTCTTCAAGCTGTACTCCGGCAAGGAGGCGCTGTTCGTCGTGGCGCTCGAGGCGTGCTTCGACGCGATCGTCTCCGCCCTCGAAGAAGGGGCGGATGCTGCCGCCGACACCTCACCCGAAGGCGTGCTCGACGCGATGGGCGACGCCTACGCGCACCTCATCTCCGACCGGAAGCTGCTGATGCTGCAGGTGCACGCGCAGTCGGTCGCCGAGATCCCCGCGATCGGGGAGGCGCTGCGCGCAGGGCTCGAACGTGTCACGACGTTCGCGAAGACCCGCTCGCGGGCGAGCGACGACGACGTGCAGCGCTTCATCGCCTACGGGCAGCTGTGCCACTTGATCGTCACCACGCAGCTCGACGGACGTCCGGGGGACTGGGTCGCCCTGTTGACCAAGGGGATCACACACCCCGACTGATCCACCCCGGGGCGTCAGCCCTTCTTCATGCCCGCAAGAGTGAGTGAGTAGTCACTCATCCAACCGACCTCGAAACAGCACGGACAAGAAACCAGAACAGGAGCACGTCATGACCACCCTCACCTCCCTCCCGACGCTCGCCGCACCGCGCAGCACGCGCCGCTGGCTCGCCCTCAGCATCCTCGCGCTCGCGCAGTTCCTCGTGGTGCTCGACGCCTCGATCGTGAACATCGCCCTCCCCGTCCTCGGCCGGCAGCTCGGCATGGACACCGCCGCCCTCGCCTGGGTCATCACCGCCTATGTGCTCGCGTTCGGCGGACTGCTCCTCCTCGGCGGACGCCTCGCCGACCGCTACGGACACCGCCGCGTGTTCCTGATCGGAACGGCCGGATTCGTGGCGGCATCCGCCCTCGCCGGGCTCTCGGTGTCGAGCGAGATGCTCCTCGCCGCCCGCGCCCTGCAGGGCGTCTCGGCTGCGCTCCTCGCCCCCGCCGCCCTCGCGCTGCTGACCCAGCTGTTCCCGGACGACGCCGAGCGCACCAAGGCGCTGGGTGTGTGGGGAGCCGTCGCCGGCATCGGATCGGCCGCGGGGGTACTGCTCGGCGGAGTGCTCACGGCGACCCTCGGCTGGCAGTCGGTGTTCTTCGTGAACGTGCCGGTCGGTGCGCTCGTGCTCATCGCCATCCCGCTGCTCATCACCCGTGACGGCATCCGAACCCCCGGGCGCCTGGATGCCGCCGGCGCCGTGACCGTCACCGCCGCACTGGTCGCCCTCGTCGGCGCTCTCAGCGCAGTCGAGCAGGTCGGCTTCGTGCACCCGCTCCCGCTGGGCCTGCTCGCCCTCGCGCTGATCCTCGGCGTCGCCTTCGTGGCGATCGAGCGCCGCGCTGCCGAGCCCCTCGTCCCGCTCCGCGTGTTCCGCAACCGCAACCTCGCCCTCGGCAACATCGTCATGCTGCTCGGCGGCGCCACCATGGTCGCGCTCTTCTTCGCCCTCTCGGTGTACATGCAGGCCGTGCTCGGATACGACGCCCTCACCGCAGGCCTCACGCAGCTGCCCCTCGCCGGCGTGCTCGTGATCGTCGCCGGCGGTGTGCCCGCCGTGATCGCCCGCGTCGGCACGCGGCCGGTGCTGATCGGGGCGCTGCTCGTCCTGGCCGCGGGGCTCCTCTGGCTCGCCGCATCCCCGGCGGATGCCGCGTTCCTCACGCACCTGCTCGGCCCCACCCTCCTGATCGGGATCGGACTCGGCGGCGGGGTCGTCGCGACCACGCAGCTCGCGGTCGACGGCGTCGGAGGGGCAGAGGCCGGACTCGCCGGCGGACTCGTCAACACCAGCCAGCAGATCGGCGGCGCGATCGGACTGGCTGTGCTCGGCACGGTCGCCGGTCTGCGCACGGCAGCGCTGTCGGCAGAGGGGGCGTCGTCTGCCGAGGCGCTCACCGGCGGATTCTCCTGGCTGTTCCTCGCGGCGGCAGGGCTCGCGGTCATCGGGGCCGGGATCGTCGCGGTCTGGCGTCGCGACTGAGGCCGCTGAGGAACGGGTCCGCGGAGTGCGTCTTACGATGCGCTGCGCGGGCCCACCCGTATTGGCGCGAGAGCGATGTGCCACGTCGTAGCGGCAGATCATCCCGAGAATGACAAGTAAACACCGCAATCGAATTGTCATTCTGCTCCCAGATTTGGAGCGGATGCCGCGATGGGCGGATACTTCTGGCATCCGGACCGCCCCATTGGGCCGGAGAATCGACATGCAGACCCCCACCACCCTCGCGCCAGGAACGACCATCGCCATCGTCGGCGCCGGTCGTCTCGGACGCGTGCTCGCGCGCTCCCTGCGCAGGGCGGGGTTCGACGTCCTCGGCCCCCTCCGCCGCGATCAGTCGATGCCGAACGCCGACATCGCCCTGCTCTGCGTTCCGGACTCCGCCATCCCGGCCGTCGCGTTCGTCGCTCGACCGCACGTGCGGCTCGTCGGTCACGTCTCGGGTGCCACCTCGCTCGACGACGTCGACTTCAGCCTCCACCCCCTGCAGACCTTCACCGGAGCAGAGACGCCCGACGTGTTCCACGGCATCGGCGCCGCAGTCGACGGCCGCACCGACGACGCCCGCGCGGTCGCCGAACAGCTGGCCCGCGCGCTCGGGGCGCGGCCGTTCGCCGTTGCCGACGCCGACCGCCCGGCTTATCACGCGGCCGCCTCGTTCGCCTCGAACTTCGTGCTCACGGTGCTCGATGCGGCGGAGCAGCTCGCCGCGGCCGCCGGCATCCTCTCGGGCGAAGCTCGCGAACTCTTCGCCCCGCTCGTCCGGCAGACGGTCGAGAACTGGACGGATGCCGGCGCGCAGGAAGCCCTCACCGGACCGATCGCCCGCGGCGACGGGGAGACGGTCGCCCGGCAGAGGTCGGCCGCCGGAGAGCTCGACCTTCAGGAACTGTTCGACGCCCTCGCCGCCGCGACTCAGGCGATCGCCTCTCGCGCCGACGACCCGGTACGGATGTCGGGAGGAAGTACGGATGCAGGGAGAAACGCCGCCGATCCGCCCGACATCCGTCCCTTCTCCCGACAGGTGACCGGTGAGCCGAAGGAGCTGTCCGGCGAAGCGACCGCCGCCCCGAAGGAGCCTTCCGCATGAGAGTCCTCCGCGCGATCCCCGAGGTGCGCGCGGCCGTCCGCGAGGCTCGGCTCGAGAACCGCACGGTCGGCCTCGTCCCCACGATGGGCGCGTTCCACGACGGACACCTCTCCCTCATGCGGGCCGCGCGCGCGGCATCCGACCTCGTCGTCGTCTCGCTCTTCGTCAACCCGACCCAGTTCGGCGCGAACGAAGATCTCAGCTCCTACCCGCGCGATGAGGCCCGCGACGCCGCGCTCGCCGAGGCCGAGGGCGTCGACATCCTCTTCGCTCCCGCCGCATCCGAGATCTACCCCGACGGGTTCGCGACGAACATCCACGTCGCCGGCCTCACCGACGTGCTCGACGGCGCGAGCCGCGGAGCGCACCACTTCGACGGCGTCGCCACGGTCGTCACGAAGCTGTTCGGGATCGTCCGGCCGGATGCCGCGTACTTCGGGCAGAAGGATGCGCAGCAGGTGCTCGTCGTCCGCCGCGTCGTGCGCGATCTCGACCTCGACGTGCGGATCGTCGCGTGCCCGATCGTGCGAGAGGCCGACGGACTCGCCATGAGCTCGCGCAATGTCTACCTCGACGACGCCGCGCGGCTGCAGGCGACCGCGCTGAACCGGGCGCTGGATGCGGCGGCCGCGGCGTTCGCGGCGGGGGAGCGCGAGGGCTCTTCGCTCGTGGCCGCAGCCCATCATGTGCTCGATGCCGCCGGAATCTCGCCGGAGTATCTGGAGCTCCGCGATGCTGAGACCCTGCAGCCGGTCGTCCGCGTCGAGCGGGACGCGCTGCTCGCGGTCGCCGCGCATGTGGGGGCCGCCCGGCTGATCGACAACCATGTGCTGTCCGCCCCCGATTCGGATGCCGCCGACCCGGATGCCGCTGATCCGGGTGCCGTCGGACCGCAGGCCACCGAACCGAAGGGCGACGCCTGATGCGACGCACGATGCTGAAGTCGAAGATCCACCGCGCGACCGTCACCGCCAGCGATCTGCACTACGTGGGCTCGATCACGATCGACCCCCTCCTGCTCGAGGCCGCCGACATCCTTCCGCACGAGCAGGTGCAGGTCGTCGACGTCGATAATGGCGCTCGCTTCGAGACGTACACGCTGACCGGTGAGCGCGGATCAGGCGTCATCCAGGTCAACGGGGCTGCGGCCCGCCTCGTGCACACGGGCGACACGATCATCGTCATCTCCTACGCCGACTACTCGCGTGAAGACCTCGAGAGCTACGAGCCGGTGGTGGTGCACGTCGACCGGGACAACGCGATCATCCAGGTCGATGGCGCCGTCGACCGACTGTTGACGGAGGCTCGCGCATGAATGCCCACGCCGCCCCGCGCAAGCGCGTCACGCTCGCCTCGCTGGCTG is a genomic window of Microbacterium maritypicum containing:
- a CDS encoding NADP-dependent oxidoreductase; this translates as MKAVRFHEVGGPEVLQYGEVEQPNPGAGQVRLRVAASAFSAADNGMRAGFLPIPLTLPHIPGYDVSGTVDAVGEGVTGFAIGDPVIGFLPMGEDGGAAEYAIAPADALVSAPTSVPLADAAAFPSVALAARQALFDDGDLQADQRVLIVGAGGVVGKYAIALAARAGAHVIATASPRSADAVRAAGAHEIIDHTVTSVLDAVSEPVDMLLNLAPIEPEEFTNLVALVRDGGVVVSTTAWMPAPDDVDRNVRSVVVFVRSDSARLAELVGLVDSSELHLEVTRRIPLVELPALHAEAAAGPVAGKVIVVP
- a CDS encoding TetR/AcrR family transcriptional regulator encodes the protein MSSARSSILSTADARRPVVAAAALAAFARSGYHGTTVADVAREAKISPAYVFKLYSGKEALFVVALEACFDAIVSALEEGADAAADTSPEGVLDAMGDAYAHLISDRKLLMLQVHAQSVAEIPAIGEALRAGLERVTTFAKTRSRASDDDVQRFIAYGQLCHLIVTTQLDGRPGDWVALLTKGITHPD
- a CDS encoding MFS transporter translates to MTTLTSLPTLAAPRSTRRWLALSILALAQFLVVLDASIVNIALPVLGRQLGMDTAALAWVITAYVLAFGGLLLLGGRLADRYGHRRVFLIGTAGFVAASALAGLSVSSEMLLAARALQGVSAALLAPAALALLTQLFPDDAERTKALGVWGAVAGIGSAAGVLLGGVLTATLGWQSVFFVNVPVGALVLIAIPLLITRDGIRTPGRLDAAGAVTVTAALVALVGALSAVEQVGFVHPLPLGLLALALILGVAFVAIERRAAEPLVPLRVFRNRNLALGNIVMLLGGATMVALFFALSVYMQAVLGYDALTAGLTQLPLAGVLVIVAGGVPAVIARVGTRPVLIGALLVLAAGLLWLAASPADAAFLTHLLGPTLLIGIGLGGGVVATTQLAVDGVGGAEAGLAGGLVNTSQQIGGAIGLAVLGTVAGLRTAALSAEGASSAEALTGGFSWLFLAAAGLAVIGAGIVAVWRRD
- a CDS encoding DUF2520 domain-containing protein, giving the protein MQTPTTLAPGTTIAIVGAGRLGRVLARSLRRAGFDVLGPLRRDQSMPNADIALLCVPDSAIPAVAFVARPHVRLVGHVSGATSLDDVDFSLHPLQTFTGAETPDVFHGIGAAVDGRTDDARAVAEQLARALGARPFAVADADRPAYHAAASFASNFVLTVLDAAEQLAAAAGILSGEARELFAPLVRQTVENWTDAGAQEALTGPIARGDGETVARQRSAAGELDLQELFDALAAATQAIASRADDPVRMSGGSTDAGRNAADPPDIRPFSRQVTGEPKELSGEATAAPKEPSA
- the panC gene encoding pantoate--beta-alanine ligase, with the translated sequence MRVLRAIPEVRAAVREARLENRTVGLVPTMGAFHDGHLSLMRAARAASDLVVVSLFVNPTQFGANEDLSSYPRDEARDAALAEAEGVDILFAPAASEIYPDGFATNIHVAGLTDVLDGASRGAHHFDGVATVVTKLFGIVRPDAAYFGQKDAQQVLVVRRVVRDLDLDVRIVACPIVREADGLAMSSRNVYLDDAARLQATALNRALDAAAAAFAAGEREGSSLVAAAHHVLDAAGISPEYLELRDAETLQPVVRVERDALLAVAAHVGAARLIDNHVLSAPDSDAADPDAADPGAVGPQATEPKGDA
- the panD gene encoding aspartate 1-decarboxylase, producing MRRTMLKSKIHRATVTASDLHYVGSITIDPLLLEAADILPHEQVQVVDVDNGARFETYTLTGERGSGVIQVNGAAARLVHTGDTIIVISYADYSREDLESYEPVVVHVDRDNAIIQVDGAVDRLLTEARA